One Actinomadura viridis genomic region harbors:
- the rplS gene encoding 50S ribosomal protein L19 has protein sequence MHTLIQEIEKAAMRADVPDFRPGDTLKVHVRVTEGNRSRIQIFQGVVIRRQGGGARETFTVRKVSYSVGVERTFPLNSPSIEKIEVVTRGDVRRAKLYYLRNLRGKAARIKEKRDF, from the coding sequence ATGCACACCCTGATCCAGGAGATCGAGAAGGCCGCGATGCGTGCCGACGTCCCGGACTTCCGTCCGGGCGACACGCTCAAGGTGCACGTCCGTGTCACCGAAGGCAACCGGAGCCGGATCCAGATCTTCCAGGGCGTGGTGATCCGCCGCCAGGGCGGCGGCGCCCGCGAGACCTTCACCGTCCGCAAGGTCAGCTACAGCGTCGGCGTGGAGCGGACCTTCCCGCTCAACAGCCCGTCGATCGAGAAGATCGAGGTCGTCACCCGCGGTGACGTGCGCCGCGCCAAGCTCTACTACCTGCGCAACCTGCGCGGCAAGGCCGCCCGCATCAAGGAGAAGCGCGACTTCTGA
- the lepB gene encoding signal peptidase I — translation MRSEAEGAVPEEEQAVTSEQDHSDGGKGKKQGSFWKELPILIGVALVLALVIKAFAVQAFYIPSGSMENTLQIGDRVLVNKIVYHTRDIERGDIVVFNGLDSWDPETNVQEPSNPVGKVLRAIGGAFGVAPNEKDYIKRVIGVPGDQVKCCDAKGRVTVNGVPLNENSYLFTDPATRERNKPSNDPFEVTVQPGQLWVMGDHRELSYDSRSHRGDPGGGTIPVSRVIGRAFVIVWPLNRIDTLPIPKTYEQPALHAASAVVPATPIALGLAGAVPITYLYRRRLRRRR, via the coding sequence GTGCGATCCGAAGCCGAGGGCGCGGTGCCCGAAGAAGAGCAGGCCGTGACCTCCGAGCAGGATCACTCCGACGGCGGCAAAGGCAAGAAGCAGGGGTCGTTCTGGAAGGAACTGCCGATCCTCATCGGCGTGGCCCTGGTGCTCGCCCTGGTCATCAAGGCGTTCGCCGTGCAGGCGTTCTACATCCCCTCGGGGTCGATGGAGAACACCCTGCAGATCGGCGACCGCGTGCTGGTCAACAAGATCGTCTACCACACCCGTGACATCGAGCGCGGTGACATCGTCGTCTTCAACGGCCTCGACTCCTGGGACCCCGAGACCAACGTCCAGGAGCCGAGCAACCCCGTCGGCAAGGTGCTGCGCGCCATCGGCGGCGCCTTCGGCGTCGCGCCCAACGAGAAGGACTACATCAAGCGGGTCATCGGCGTCCCCGGCGACCAGGTGAAGTGCTGCGACGCCAAGGGCCGTGTCACCGTCAACGGCGTGCCGCTCAACGAGAACTCCTACCTGTTCACCGACCCCGCCACCCGCGAGCGCAACAAGCCTTCCAACGACCCCTTCGAGGTCACCGTCCAGCCCGGTCAGCTCTGGGTGATGGGCGACCACAGGGAGCTGTCCTACGACTCGCGTTCGCACCGTGGCGACCCCGGCGGCGGCACGATCCCGGTCAGCCGCGTGATCGGACGGGCCTTCGTCATCGTCTGGCCCCTGAACCGCATCGACACGCTGCCCATCCCCAAGACCTACGAGCAGCCCGCCCTGCACGCGGCGTCGGCCGTCGTCCCGGCGACCCCGATCGCCCTCGGCCTGGCCGGCGCGGTCCCCATCACCTACCTGTACCGCCGCCGCCTGCGCCGCCGCCGCTGA
- a CDS encoding ribonuclease HII has product MKGRPLRYTPRRDAGLHAYERVLEHAGFAPVAGVDEAGRGACAGPLVVGAVILASGRRGRIAGLTDSKLLTPARREELYAEIVERAVDWSAIVVPCHDIDRIGVHRCNVTGMRRALAALDRRPAYVLSDGFPVPGIGVPGLAMIKGDQVAACVAAASIVAKVTRDRIMVELHGRYPAYGFDVHKGYVTRDHSLALDEHGPCPEHRFSFVNVGRALRKNGEVALGGEAGDELLGEVSGDGRTEGARA; this is encoded by the coding sequence ATGAAGGGTCGTCCACTCCGCTACACACCCCGGCGGGACGCGGGATTGCACGCTTACGAGCGGGTCCTGGAGCACGCCGGGTTCGCCCCCGTCGCCGGCGTGGACGAGGCGGGGCGGGGGGCCTGCGCGGGGCCGCTGGTGGTGGGGGCCGTGATCCTTGCGAGCGGGAGGCGCGGCAGGATCGCCGGGCTGACCGACTCCAAGCTGCTCACCCCGGCGCGGCGGGAGGAGCTGTACGCGGAGATCGTCGAGCGGGCGGTGGACTGGAGCGCCATCGTCGTCCCGTGCCACGACATCGACCGGATCGGCGTGCACCGCTGCAACGTCACCGGGATGCGGCGGGCGCTGGCCGCGCTCGACCGGCGGCCCGCCTACGTGCTCAGCGACGGGTTCCCGGTGCCGGGGATCGGAGTGCCCGGCCTGGCCATGATCAAGGGTGACCAGGTGGCCGCCTGCGTGGCCGCCGCGTCCATCGTGGCCAAGGTGACCCGGGACCGGATCATGGTAGAGCTGCACGGGCGCTACCCGGCCTACGGGTTCGACGTGCACAAGGGCTATGTGACGCGGGACCACTCGCTGGCGCTGGACGAGCATGGTCCGTGTCCTGAGCATCGGTTCTCCTTCGTCAATGTGGGGAGGGCTTTGCGTAAGAATGGAGAGGTGGCCTTGGGGGGAGAGGCCGGGGACGAGCTGCTGGGCGAGGTCTCCGGCGACGGCCGGACGGAAGGGGCACGAGCGTGA
- a CDS encoding DUF2469 domain-containing protein has product MSAEDLEKYETEMELQLYREYRDVLGLFTYVVETERRFYLTNSVDLRVRDTENGEVFFEVTMQDAWVWDMYRPARFVKNVRVVTFKDVNVEELAKSDFELPSDQ; this is encoded by the coding sequence GTGAGCGCCGAGGATCTCGAGAAGTACGAGACCGAGATGGAGCTGCAGCTCTACCGCGAGTACCGGGACGTCCTCGGGCTGTTCACCTACGTGGTCGAGACCGAGCGCAGGTTCTACCTCACCAACTCGGTCGACCTGCGGGTGCGCGACACCGAGAACGGCGAGGTCTTCTTCGAGGTGACCATGCAGGACGCCTGGGTGTGGGACATGTACCGGCCGGCGCGCTTCGTCAAGAACGTCCGGGTGGTCACGTTCAAGGACGTCAACGTCGAGGAACTCGCCAAGAGCGACTTCGAGCTGCCCTCCGATCAGTAG
- the dprA gene encoding DNA-processing protein DprA, whose protein sequence is MTGTGEREARAALCAAAEPGDAFLNRIIDHAGASAALAAVRTGRLPGGLEAGEGEVRRLEQWRIRLGASAPEEDLAVCKEMDVRLVCPGDPEWPTTLDDLGAARPYALWLRGPGDLRYGCLRSVAVVGSRGASAYGLRVAAELGAELAERDWTVISGGALGVDAAAHRGALAADGPTVAVFANGVDVPYPAANDGLFAEMARRALLISESPPGTPPQRLRFLVRNRVIAALSRGTVIVEAERRSGALNTASWARRLGRSLMVVPGQVDSRSSVGCLRLLREDPDAILVTGSADVIEVVGRIGADLAPQPSSPVLPRDRLDPATRAVLESLPARGSAGPAQLAAKAGMDLATVNGKLGLLSAGGFIERAANGWRLTRAARSRDY, encoded by the coding sequence ATGACCGGCACCGGCGAACGCGAGGCCCGCGCGGCCCTCTGCGCGGCCGCCGAGCCCGGCGACGCCTTCCTCAACCGGATCATCGACCACGCCGGCGCGTCCGCCGCCCTGGCGGCGGTCCGTACCGGCCGCCTCCCCGGCGGGCTGGAGGCCGGTGAGGGCGAGGTCCGGCGCCTGGAGCAGTGGCGCATCCGGCTGGGGGCGAGCGCCCCCGAGGAGGACCTGGCCGTCTGCAAGGAGATGGACGTCCGCCTGGTGTGCCCCGGCGACCCCGAATGGCCCACCACGCTCGACGACCTGGGCGCCGCTCGCCCGTACGCGCTGTGGCTGCGCGGCCCCGGCGATCTGCGCTACGGCTGCCTGCGCTCGGTGGCGGTGGTGGGCTCCCGTGGCGCCTCCGCGTACGGGCTGCGCGTGGCGGCGGAGCTGGGCGCCGAGCTGGCCGAACGCGACTGGACGGTGATCTCGGGAGGCGCCCTGGGCGTCGACGCCGCCGCGCACCGGGGCGCCCTGGCCGCCGACGGCCCCACCGTCGCGGTGTTCGCCAACGGGGTGGACGTCCCCTACCCGGCGGCCAACGACGGGCTGTTCGCCGAGATGGCCCGGCGAGCCCTGCTGATCAGCGAGTCGCCCCCGGGCACCCCGCCCCAGCGGCTCCGCTTCCTCGTACGGAACCGGGTCATCGCGGCCCTGTCCAGGGGCACCGTGATCGTCGAGGCCGAGCGCCGGAGCGGGGCGCTCAACACCGCCTCCTGGGCCCGCAGGCTGGGCCGTTCGCTGATGGTGGTGCCGGGTCAGGTGGACTCGCGGTCGTCGGTGGGCTGCCTCCGCCTGCTGCGCGAGGACCCGGACGCCATCCTGGTCACCGGCTCCGCCGACGTGATCGAGGTGGTGGGCCGCATCGGCGCCGACCTGGCTCCGCAGCCGTCGTCCCCGGTGCTCCCGCGCGATCGTCTCGATCCCGCCACCCGTGCGGTCCTGGAGTCCTTGCCCGCGCGCGGTTCGGCCGGTCCCGCGCAGCTCGCCGCCAAGGCGGGCATGGACCTGGCCACGGTGAACGGCAAGCTCGGGCTGCTGTCGGCGGGGGGCTTCATCGAGCGGGCCGCGAACGGATGGCGCCTCACCAGGGCGGCCAGATCACGGGACTACTGA
- a CDS encoding YifB family Mg chelatase-like AAA ATPase — translation MALAKTRSVSLVGVEGFVVDVEAAITSGVPGLHLVGLPDTALSEARDRVRAAIYNSGEDWPNRHVTISLLPASLPKRGSTFDLAIAVALMAAAEAVPPSSCGGLVVIGELGLDGRVRSIPGVLPAVLAAANAGCRTVVVPRANGPEAELVPGMEVIGAGTLRGLLCLLRDEPPPIEEPEDDPPPARTAAEGLVIRDQGRRGTLDLADVRGQAEARRALEISAAGGHHLFFSGPPGCGKTMLAERLPTLLPPLEPDAALEVTAIHSVAGTLPAGQPLVSRPPFFAPHHTASRPSMVGGGSGRLLTPGAVSLAHRGILFLDEAPEFFSGVLDALRQPLEEGRVRISRAEGTTTFPARFTLVLAANPCPCAAAKQIDCSCAPGVRRKYLSRISGPLLDRIDLKLELAPASRAELRYDLEFAEASKVVAERVLLARERTLERLADTPWRSNSEIPGPELRRRFTPPPEAMRAADEALQNGSLSARGLDRVLRVAWTIADLAGRDQPAEDDIGGALALWTGRRP, via the coding sequence ATGGCGCTCGCCAAGACGCGCTCGGTGTCCCTGGTGGGCGTCGAGGGCTTCGTCGTGGACGTGGAGGCGGCGATCACCAGCGGTGTGCCGGGCCTGCACCTGGTCGGCCTGCCCGACACCGCGCTCAGCGAGGCCCGCGACAGGGTACGGGCCGCGATCTACAACTCCGGGGAGGACTGGCCCAACCGCCACGTCACCATCTCGCTCCTACCCGCGAGCCTCCCCAAGCGCGGCTCCACGTTCGACCTGGCCATCGCCGTCGCCCTGATGGCCGCGGCCGAGGCCGTGCCGCCGTCATCGTGCGGTGGCCTGGTGGTGATCGGGGAGCTGGGCCTGGACGGCCGGGTCCGCTCCATCCCGGGGGTCCTGCCGGCCGTTCTCGCCGCCGCCAACGCGGGCTGCCGCACGGTCGTCGTGCCCCGGGCCAACGGCCCGGAGGCGGAGCTGGTCCCGGGCATGGAGGTGATCGGTGCCGGCACGCTGCGGGGACTGCTGTGCCTGCTGCGGGACGAGCCGCCGCCGATCGAGGAGCCCGAGGACGACCCGCCGCCGGCCCGCACGGCGGCCGAGGGGCTGGTCATCCGCGACCAGGGCCGTCGCGGCACGCTCGATCTGGCCGATGTCCGCGGGCAGGCCGAGGCCCGCCGCGCCCTCGAGATCAGCGCGGCCGGCGGGCACCACCTCTTCTTCTCCGGCCCTCCCGGCTGCGGGAAGACCATGCTGGCCGAGCGGCTGCCCACGCTCCTGCCCCCGCTGGAGCCGGACGCCGCGCTGGAGGTCACGGCGATCCACTCGGTGGCCGGCACGCTGCCGGCCGGGCAGCCGCTGGTCTCGCGCCCGCCCTTCTTCGCCCCGCATCACACCGCGAGCCGGCCGTCGATGGTCGGCGGAGGCTCCGGCCGGCTGCTCACCCCCGGGGCGGTGTCCCTGGCCCACCGCGGCATCCTCTTCCTGGACGAGGCGCCGGAGTTCTTCAGCGGCGTCCTGGACGCGCTGCGCCAGCCCCTCGAAGAGGGCCGGGTCAGGATCTCCCGGGCCGAGGGCACCACCACCTTCCCGGCCAGGTTCACGCTCGTGCTGGCCGCCAACCCCTGCCCCTGCGCCGCGGCGAAACAGATCGACTGCTCCTGCGCCCCCGGCGTCCGGCGCAAGTACCTCAGCCGGATCTCCGGGCCCCTGCTCGACCGCATCGACCTCAAGCTCGAACTCGCCCCCGCGAGCCGCGCCGAGCTCCGCTACGACCTGGAGTTCGCCGAGGCCAGCAAGGTGGTCGCCGAGCGGGTGCTGCTGGCCCGCGAACGCACCCTCGAACGGCTGGCCGACACTCCCTGGCGGTCCAACTCCGAGATCCCCGGCCCGGAGCTCCGCCGCAGGTTCACTCCCCCGCCCGAGGCGATGCGGGCCGCCGACGAAGCCCTGCAGAACGGCTCGCTCAGCGCCCGCGGCCTCGACCGCGTCCTGCGGGTCGCCTGGACCATCGCCGATCTGGCGGGCCGTGACCAGCCCGCCGAGGACGACATCGGCGGTGCCCTGGCCCTGTGGACCGGGAGGAGACCATGA
- a CDS encoding YraN family protein: MNPNASLGSRGEDAAAAYLVRLGWTVLERNWRCRDGELDIVAHDGLRHVACEVKTRSSTDYGDPLEAITPRKAARLRRLAWRWASAHGVPGAEIGVDVIGLVTDRDGFTVEHLREVC; the protein is encoded by the coding sequence ATGAACCCCAACGCGAGCCTCGGGTCGCGCGGCGAGGACGCCGCCGCCGCCTACCTGGTCCGGCTCGGCTGGACGGTCCTGGAGCGCAACTGGCGCTGCCGCGACGGCGAGCTCGACATCGTCGCCCACGACGGGCTGCGGCACGTGGCGTGCGAGGTGAAGACCCGCAGTTCCACCGACTACGGAGATCCCCTGGAGGCGATCACTCCGCGCAAGGCGGCCCGGTTACGGCGGCTGGCCTGGCGCTGGGCCAGCGCGCACGGCGTTCCCGGCGCCGAGATCGGGGTGGACGTCATCGGGCTGGTGACCGACCGGGACGGGTTCACCGTCGAGCATCTCCGGGAGGTGTGCTGA
- a CDS encoding tyrosine recombinase XerC codes for MEDSEPAGLMDAVTEFGRHLRGERDVSPHTLRAYQGDLRDLCGYAARVGVTTPDGLDVGLLRAWLAHQHASGRSRATLARRTAAVRAFTAHLYRRGILPRDPGPLLGTPKRHRDLPVVLAQDEAARLLDRMDATGPVGLRDRAVLEVLYGTGVRVGELCGLDIDDVDMGRGTVRVMGKGGRERTVPVGGPAAEAVRDWLRAGRPELATGRSGPALFLGARGGRLHPTSARRIVHARIAEVGEVPDLGPHGLRHSAATHLLEGGADLRSVQEILGHASLQSTQIYTHVSPERLRQVHRQAHPRGTE; via the coding sequence GTGGAGGATTCCGAGCCTGCGGGGCTGATGGACGCGGTGACGGAGTTCGGGCGGCATCTGCGCGGCGAGCGGGACGTGTCGCCGCACACCCTGCGCGCCTACCAGGGCGACCTGCGCGACCTCTGCGGCTACGCCGCCCGGGTCGGCGTGACGACCCCGGACGGGCTCGACGTCGGCCTGCTGCGGGCCTGGCTCGCGCACCAGCACGCGAGCGGCCGTTCCCGCGCGACCCTGGCCCGCCGCACCGCGGCGGTGCGTGCCTTCACGGCGCACCTGTACCGGCGCGGGATCCTTCCCCGGGACCCGGGGCCGCTGCTGGGCACGCCGAAGCGGCACCGGGACCTGCCGGTGGTCCTGGCCCAGGACGAGGCCGCGCGCCTGCTCGACCGGATGGACGCCACCGGGCCGGTGGGCCTCCGCGACCGGGCGGTGCTCGAAGTCCTCTACGGGACGGGGGTACGGGTCGGCGAGCTGTGCGGCCTGGACATCGACGACGTCGACATGGGGCGGGGCACCGTCCGGGTCATGGGCAAGGGCGGCAGGGAGCGCACGGTGCCCGTGGGCGGACCCGCGGCCGAGGCCGTCCGGGACTGGCTGCGCGCCGGCCGCCCGGAACTGGCGACCGGACGCAGCGGACCGGCGCTCTTCCTCGGCGCGCGCGGCGGGCGGCTGCATCCCACCAGCGCGCGCAGGATCGTTCACGCCCGCATCGCCGAGGTCGGGGAGGTGCCCGACCTCGGCCCGCACGGGCTGAGGCACAGCGCGGCCACGCACCTGCTGGAGGGCGGTGCCGATCTGCGGAGCGTGCAGGAGATCCTCGGGCACGCGTCCCTGCAGTCCACGCAGATCTACACGCACGTGTCGCCCGAACGCCTCCGGCAGGTGCACCGCCAGGCCCATCCCCGCGGGACGGAATGA
- a CDS encoding murein hydrolase activator EnvC family protein translates to MTLLTLILTCALGAGPPVRPEVWRWPLGPPAPQVVRAFLPPSQPWGPGHRGVDLATRPGRPVYAAGAGRVSYAGRLAGRGIVAITHGPLRTTYLPVRPSVRKGHAVRAGTRIGTVEPSSHCSAACLHWGLLRGDKYLDPLSLVRYRTRLLPHWRSPSPTPSPSSPAPSRSPLTPSGGAQAPAPEETPRMGLRDAATAGSGALAGMLFAFTVTSLLRHGRTRRPPPPPPGVVDLARERRLRRAR, encoded by the coding sequence ATGACGCTGCTGACGTTGATTCTCACCTGCGCGCTCGGGGCCGGGCCGCCGGTACGGCCCGAGGTCTGGCGATGGCCGTTAGGGCCGCCCGCGCCCCAGGTCGTCCGGGCGTTCCTCCCGCCCTCGCAGCCCTGGGGCCCGGGCCACCGGGGCGTCGATCTCGCGACCCGGCCCGGCCGGCCGGTGTACGCCGCCGGGGCGGGCCGCGTCTCCTACGCCGGCCGCCTGGCCGGGCGGGGGATCGTCGCGATCACTCACGGCCCGCTCCGGACGACCTACCTCCCCGTACGCCCCAGCGTCCGGAAGGGGCACGCCGTGCGGGCCGGCACTCGTATCGGCACGGTGGAGCCCTCCTCCCACTGCTCGGCCGCCTGCCTCCACTGGGGCTTACTCCGGGGTGACAAGTACCTCGACCCGCTCAGTCTCGTCCGATACCGGACGCGCCTGCTCCCCCACTGGCGCAGCCCTTCCCCCACACCGTCCCCCAGCAGTCCCGCACCTTCCCGCAGTCCCCTCACGCCGTCCGGCGGCGCCCAGGCGCCCGCCCCTGAGGAGACTCCGCGGATGGGCCTGCGCGACGCCGCCACGGCCGGGAGCGGAGCCCTCGCCGGGATGCTGTTCGCGTTCACGGTGACCTCCCTCCTGCGCCATGGCCGCACGCGGCGGCCTCCCCCTCCACCTCCGGGCGTCGTCGACCTCGCCCGCGAACGCCGCCTGCGCCGAGCCCGCTAG
- the rpsB gene encoding 30S ribosomal protein S2: protein MAPVVTMRQLLESGVHFGHQTRRWNPKMKRFIFTERNGIYIIDLQQSLSYIDRAFEFVKATVAHGGTILFVGTKKQAQEAISEQATRVGMPYVNQRWLGGMLTNFSTVHKRLTRLKELEEINYDDVAGSGMTKKELLGLRREKDKLERTLGGIRDMAKVPSAIWIVDTKKEHIAVNEAKKLGIPVVAILDTNCDPDEVDYPIPGNDDAIRSVSLLTRVVADAVADGLIARAGAATGADAKPAEGATTAAEEPLPEWERELLENKEQGAAETAEPAKAAETAEAQPAEAEPAEAQAAEAQPAEAEAPEAPEAPEAAEAAEVKGDQAELGSAGQA, encoded by the coding sequence ATGGCACCCGTCGTCACGATGCGGCAGCTGCTCGAGAGCGGCGTTCACTTCGGCCACCAGACCCGCCGGTGGAACCCGAAGATGAAGCGCTTCATCTTCACCGAGCGCAACGGCATCTACATCATCGACCTGCAGCAGTCGCTGTCCTACATCGACCGGGCCTTCGAGTTCGTCAAGGCCACGGTCGCGCACGGCGGCACGATCCTGTTCGTCGGCACCAAGAAGCAGGCCCAGGAGGCCATCTCCGAGCAGGCCACCCGGGTCGGCATGCCCTACGTCAACCAGCGCTGGCTGGGCGGCATGCTCACCAACTTCTCCACGGTGCACAAGCGCCTCACCCGGCTCAAGGAGCTGGAGGAGATCAACTACGACGACGTCGCCGGCTCCGGCATGACGAAGAAGGAGCTCCTGGGGCTGCGCCGCGAGAAGGACAAGCTGGAGCGCACCCTCGGCGGTATCCGCGACATGGCCAAGGTTCCCAGCGCCATCTGGATCGTGGACACCAAGAAGGAGCACATCGCCGTCAACGAGGCCAAGAAGCTCGGCATCCCGGTCGTCGCGATCCTCGACACCAACTGCGACCCCGACGAGGTCGACTACCCGATCCCGGGCAACGACGACGCGATCCGCAGCGTCAGCCTGCTGACCCGGGTGGTCGCCGACGCGGTCGCCGACGGCCTCATCGCCCGTGCCGGCGCGGCCACCGGCGCGGACGCCAAGCCCGCCGAGGGCGCGACCACCGCCGCCGAGGAGCCGCTGCCCGAGTGGGAGCGCGAGCTGCTGGAGAACAAGGAGCAGGGCGCCGCCGAGACCGCCGAGCCCGCCAAGGCCGCTGAGACCGCCGAGGCCCAGCCCGCCGAGGCCGAGCCCGCCGAGGCTCAGGCCGCCGAGGCCCAGCCGGCCGAGGCGGAGGCCCCTGAGGCCCCCGAGGCCCCTGAGGCCGCCGAGGCCGCCGAGGTCAAGGGCGACCAGGCCGAGCTCGGCAGCGCCGGCCAGGCCTGA
- the tsf gene encoding translation elongation factor Ts has translation MANFTAADVKRLRELTGSGMMACKNALTEAEGDFDKAVELLRLKGAKDVGKRAERTAANGLVAEYFAGKGDGALLELNCETDFVAKNEQFIALADRLVKFAASSGAADATALQAAEIEPGKTVQALIEENSAKIGEKLELRRFAHFTGEYVASYLHKSDPSLPPTTGVLVELDTENAEVAKDIAQQIAAMAPKYLTRDDIPAEAIEKERALAEQLTRDEGKPEQAIPKIVEGRVNAYFRDFVLLEQQFVKDNKKTIAKVLEGAGVKVERFARFKVGQA, from the coding sequence ATGGCGAACTTCACCGCCGCTGACGTCAAGCGGCTCCGCGAGCTGACCGGTTCCGGCATGATGGCCTGCAAGAACGCCCTCACCGAGGCCGAGGGCGACTTCGACAAGGCCGTCGAACTCCTGCGCCTCAAGGGCGCCAAGGACGTGGGCAAGCGCGCCGAGCGCACCGCCGCCAACGGCCTGGTGGCCGAGTACTTCGCCGGCAAGGGCGACGGCGCGCTCCTCGAGCTCAACTGCGAGACCGACTTCGTCGCCAAGAACGAGCAGTTCATCGCGCTGGCCGACCGCCTGGTCAAGTTCGCGGCCTCCAGCGGCGCCGCGGACGCGACCGCCCTGCAGGCCGCCGAGATCGAGCCGGGCAAGACCGTCCAGGCCCTGATCGAGGAGAACAGCGCCAAGATCGGCGAGAAGCTGGAGCTGCGCCGCTTCGCCCACTTCACCGGCGAGTACGTGGCCAGCTACCTGCACAAGTCCGACCCGTCCCTGCCGCCGACCACCGGCGTGCTGGTCGAGCTGGACACCGAGAACGCCGAGGTCGCCAAGGACATCGCGCAGCAGATCGCGGCGATGGCGCCCAAGTACCTCACCCGCGACGACATCCCGGCCGAGGCGATCGAGAAGGAGCGGGCGCTGGCCGAGCAGCTCACCCGCGACGAGGGCAAGCCCGAGCAGGCCATCCCGAAGATCGTCGAGGGCCGGGTCAACGCCTACTTCCGCGACTTCGTGCTGCTGGAGCAGCAGTTCGTCAAGGACAACAAGAAGACGATCGCCAAGGTGCTCGAGGGCGCCGGCGTCAAGGTCGAGCGCTTCGCCCGCTTCAAGGTCGGCCAGGCCTGA
- the pyrH gene encoding UMP kinase — MRHAPRTGWKRVLLKLSGEAFAGRDPLGIDPEVVQHVAEAVAEAVRYGVQVAVVCGGGNMFRGATLAERGMDRGRGDYMGMIGTVINCLALQDFLEKLGLDTRVQTAITMSQVAEPYIPRRAIRHLEKGRVVIFGAGLGQPFFSTDTTAAQRALEIGAEAVLKATQVDGVYDADPRKNPDAVKFDRLDYGEVLQRGLKVMDATAISLCMDNALPIVVFDLMGQGNIVRAVRGEKIGTLVSPADS, encoded by the coding sequence ATGCGGCACGCACCCCGCACGGGGTGGAAACGAGTGCTGCTGAAACTGTCCGGCGAGGCGTTCGCCGGCCGCGACCCGCTGGGCATCGACCCGGAGGTCGTGCAGCACGTGGCCGAGGCGGTCGCCGAGGCGGTCCGGTACGGGGTCCAGGTCGCGGTGGTCTGCGGCGGCGGCAACATGTTCCGCGGCGCGACCCTGGCCGAGCGGGGCATGGACCGGGGCCGCGGCGACTACATGGGCATGATCGGCACCGTGATCAACTGCCTGGCGCTGCAGGACTTCCTGGAGAAGCTGGGCCTCGACACCCGGGTGCAGACCGCGATCACCATGAGCCAGGTGGCCGAGCCCTACATCCCCAGGCGCGCCATCCGGCACCTGGAGAAGGGCCGCGTGGTCATCTTCGGCGCGGGGCTCGGGCAGCCGTTCTTCTCCACCGACACCACCGCGGCGCAGCGCGCCCTGGAGATCGGTGCCGAGGCGGTGCTGAAGGCCACCCAGGTGGACGGTGTGTACGACGCCGATCCGCGTAAGAATCCGGACGCGGTGAAGTTCGACCGTTTGGATTACGGTGAGGTTCTACAGAGAGGACTGAAGGTCATGGACGCCACGGCCATCAGCCTCTGCATGGACAACGCGCTGCCCATCGTGGTCTTCGACCTGATGGGCCAGGGCAACATCGTCCGGGCCGTCCGGGGTGAGAAGATCGGCACGCTGGTCAGTCCGGCGGACAGCTGA
- the frr gene encoding ribosome recycling factor, translating to MIDETLLEAEEKMEKAVAVAKEDFQAIRTGRVTPAMFNKITAEYYGTPTPVNQLASFTLPEPRMVIVQVFDKSSMQAVEKAIRDSDLGVNPTNDGNVIRVVFPELSEERRREFIKVAGGKAEDGKISIRNVRRRAKETLDKLAKDGEAGEDEVRRAEKELDDMTHRYVAQIDELLEHKKAELLEV from the coding sequence GTGATCGACGAGACCCTCCTCGAGGCCGAGGAGAAGATGGAGAAGGCGGTCGCGGTCGCCAAGGAGGACTTCCAGGCCATCCGCACCGGCCGGGTCACCCCCGCCATGTTCAACAAGATCACCGCGGAGTACTACGGGACTCCGACGCCGGTCAACCAGCTGGCGTCGTTCACGCTGCCCGAGCCGCGGATGGTCATCGTGCAGGTCTTCGACAAGTCGTCGATGCAGGCGGTGGAGAAGGCCATCCGCGACAGCGACCTCGGCGTGAACCCGACCAACGACGGCAACGTCATCCGGGTCGTCTTCCCGGAGCTGTCGGAGGAGCGCCGCCGCGAGTTCATCAAGGTCGCCGGCGGCAAGGCGGAGGACGGCAAGATCTCCATCCGCAACGTCCGGCGGCGGGCCAAGGAGACGCTCGACAAGCTGGCCAAGGACGGCGAGGCCGGTGAGGACGAGGTCCGCCGTGCCGAGAAGGAGCTCGACGACATGACGCACCGTTATGTCGCCCAGATCGACGAGCTCCTCGAGCACAAGAAGGCCGAACTGCTCGAGGTTTGA